One genomic region from Simkaniaceae bacterium encodes:
- the dnaX gene encoding DNA polymerase III subunit gamma/tau has translation MTRYQVIAKKFRPQTFAEVFGQAPIITTLKNALRMQRVAHAYLFTGCRGSGKTTLVRLFAKAINCHSLSSDFEPCNACPSCLDIMSGRSLDILEIDGASNRGIDDIRQINDTVGYASTHGGYKIIIIDEVHMLTKEAFNALLKTLEEPPENVKFFFATTEPHKVLSTITSRCQRFDLARIPPDEMMKKLKRVAAELDIDIDDNALKLIIKISEGSLRDAESLLDQAICYQEGRTTEESIRSMLGLLPLDIFAKIDEAYAATKPDQAFHIGHHIFNSGIDLHYFFEMLLDHFRHILLFFYNISHEHDTYSAEAAEHYKKTTHIYSKETVLSIISYLTELLSHQGRASLRKIDIEMTLLYILRQKNRVTYEALTEHLNRIADKINTPKPTKGQEHTSTPPPQVAPPLPIIEERAVIEHALPPSPEPIPRDPPMEFAQQQSLLSSLDPKPMPSGSIPSEQAAESFSKPLEINMEKIKRETLLNFAAVELKGRLTSK, from the coding sequence ATGACCCGCTATCAAGTCATTGCAAAAAAGTTTAGGCCTCAAACATTTGCAGAGGTTTTTGGGCAAGCACCCATCATCACGACGCTCAAAAATGCATTGCGCATGCAAAGAGTTGCACACGCCTATTTATTCACCGGCTGTCGCGGGAGCGGAAAAACAACGCTTGTCCGCCTTTTTGCCAAAGCGATCAACTGCCATTCCCTCTCCAGCGATTTTGAACCCTGCAATGCCTGTCCTTCTTGTCTTGATATTATGTCGGGACGCTCACTGGACATCCTCGAAATCGACGGCGCTTCTAATCGCGGCATTGACGATATTCGGCAAATTAACGATACCGTTGGCTATGCCTCAACGCATGGCGGTTATAAAATCATTATCATCGATGAAGTGCATATGCTGACCAAAGAGGCATTTAATGCGCTTCTCAAGACACTTGAAGAGCCACCGGAAAATGTAAAATTCTTCTTTGCGACAACCGAACCCCATAAAGTTCTCTCTACAATCACAAGTCGTTGTCAACGCTTTGATCTGGCGCGCATCCCCCCTGATGAGATGATGAAAAAACTCAAGCGCGTCGCAGCAGAGCTCGACATCGATATCGATGATAATGCGCTGAAACTCATCATTAAGATCTCAGAGGGATCTTTAAGGGATGCCGAATCGCTTCTCGATCAAGCCATTTGTTACCAAGAAGGGCGAACGACAGAAGAATCCATCCGTTCAATGCTTGGCCTTCTCCCCCTCGATATTTTTGCAAAAATCGATGAGGCGTACGCCGCTACAAAACCGGATCAGGCATTTCATATTGGCCATCATATTTTCAATAGTGGCATCGATCTCCACTATTTTTTTGAGATGCTCCTCGATCATTTCCGCCATATTCTCCTCTTCTTTTATAACATCTCTCATGAACATGACACCTACTCCGCAGAAGCAGCTGAACATTATAAGAAAACAACACACATTTACTCCAAAGAGACCGTTTTATCGATTATCTCTTATCTGACCGAACTCCTCTCCCATCAAGGACGGGCCAGCCTTCGTAAAATCGATATCGAAATGACCCTCTTGTATATATTGAGACAAAAAAATCGCGTGACATACGAAGCTCTTACCGAGCATCTCAATCGGATTGCCGATAAAATCAATACCCCAAAGCCAACTAAAGGACAGGAGCATACATCTACTCCCCCTCCTCAAGTCGCTCCCCCTCTTCCGATCATTGAAGAGCGCGCCGTGATTGAACACGCATTGCCCCCCTCCCCGGAACCGATCCCTCGTGACCCCCCCATGGAGTTTGCACAGCAGCAAAGCCTTCTCTCATCGCTAGACCCCAAACCAATGCCTTCAGGATCAATTCCTTCAGAACAGGCCGCAGAGAGTTTCTCTAAACCATTGGAAATCAATATGGAAAAAATCAAGAGAGAAACCCTCCTCAATTTTGCAGCCGTTGAGCTCAAAGGCAGACTGACCTCCAAATAG
- a CDS encoding YbaB/EbfC family nucleoid-associated protein: MGSGFSKMKKQAKRFEEQFSKFQEELKAKEFEGQAGNGLVKVILNGEKKLKSLTINPECVDKDDIEGLQDLIIGAFADAESKVSDESPNMGGGLPAGLGGLF; this comes from the coding sequence ATGGGTAGCGGCTTTTCGAAAATGAAAAAACAGGCAAAACGCTTTGAAGAGCAATTTTCAAAATTCCAAGAAGAATTGAAAGCAAAAGAGTTCGAAGGACAAGCAGGAAATGGGCTTGTCAAAGTCATTCTTAATGGAGAAAAGAAACTTAAGTCTTTGACTATCAACCCCGAATGCGTTGACAAAGATGACATCGAAGGCCTTCAAGATCTGATCATCGGTGCTTTTGCAGATGCGGAAAGCAAAGTCTCTGATGAAAGTCCTAATATGGGCGGTGGGCTTCCCGCAGGCCTCGGCGGCTTATTCTAA
- the ptsP gene encoding phosphoenolpyruvate--protein phosphotransferase, with product MTLQGEETLLDIEIQLQGISISEGIAIGTLHLLEEIQPREVPRFSITKREVNHEIQRYRKALSSSREDLFRVQESLAKEGSVEAITIIDGHIQMLQDPFMTTMMENRIHTMLFNTEAVFQTAIQEYEAQFSKIADAFFRQRLTDVKDLSSRILKHLSPQTKRAFSHLPPDSILVARELALSDTAEAPKEKVKAFLSQVGSNTSHAALIARAKGIPYISSLDVALFFNHKNCKVIVDGTAGLVILRPSDKTLAKYEKLKEEHHKKMLFFSQHLLDQAKTKDGEKIHVYANIENINDAPLIEQFKADGIGLFRSEYIFLTHQTKDFSEESQFEIYRNFFKRSGQKPIYFRVFDIGGDKQFFKSEYDEANPALGCRSIRFLLRHRDFFRLQLRAFLRAASGYNVHLMLPLITDVDELLEVKRFIELISTDLIASGHRIKKNLKIGSMIEVPAAVMMSEAIAEHSDFFSIGTNDLIQYTLAVDRVNSSIAEIYQPSHPSIIRMLDMIARSAKAQRIPVSICGEMASNPLFTALLIGMGINHLSCSPRYVPLIKHTVCKINMKEARELSKKALTLKTAHDIHRLLTEDYCRHGD from the coding sequence ATGACACTGCAAGGTGAAGAAACGCTTCTTGATATAGAAATTCAATTGCAGGGAATTTCAATTAGCGAAGGAATTGCAATAGGGACACTGCATCTGCTTGAAGAGATTCAACCTAGAGAGGTGCCCCGTTTTTCTATCACAAAGCGCGAAGTCAACCATGAAATCCAGCGCTATCGTAAAGCACTCAGCTCATCGCGCGAAGATCTGTTTCGCGTTCAAGAATCTCTTGCGAAAGAGGGCTCTGTCGAAGCCATTACGATTATCGATGGCCATATCCAAATGTTGCAAGACCCTTTTATGACGACGATGATGGAAAATCGCATTCACACGATGTTATTCAATACGGAAGCGGTTTTTCAAACGGCTATTCAGGAGTATGAGGCGCAATTTTCGAAAATAGCAGATGCATTTTTTCGACAGAGATTGACCGATGTAAAAGATTTATCTTCACGGATTTTAAAACATCTCTCCCCACAAACTAAGCGGGCATTTTCCCACCTGCCCCCCGATTCCATTCTCGTTGCCAGAGAGCTTGCACTCTCTGATACGGCAGAAGCCCCCAAAGAAAAAGTAAAGGCCTTCTTATCTCAAGTCGGAAGTAATACGTCGCATGCGGCACTGATTGCCAGAGCTAAAGGGATCCCCTATATCTCTTCTCTCGATGTGGCTCTTTTTTTCAATCACAAAAATTGCAAGGTGATTGTTGATGGAACGGCAGGTCTTGTCATTTTGCGTCCCTCAGATAAAACGCTTGCTAAATATGAAAAACTTAAAGAAGAGCATCACAAGAAGATGCTGTTTTTTTCACAGCACCTTCTTGATCAAGCTAAGACAAAGGACGGAGAAAAAATCCATGTCTATGCAAATATCGAAAATATCAATGATGCCCCTTTAATTGAACAATTTAAGGCCGATGGGATTGGTCTATTTCGATCCGAATATATTTTTCTCACGCATCAAACCAAAGATTTTTCCGAAGAGAGTCAGTTTGAAATTTACCGCAACTTTTTCAAAAGATCCGGGCAAAAACCGATTTACTTCCGCGTCTTTGATATTGGGGGAGACAAGCAATTTTTTAAAAGTGAGTATGATGAGGCCAACCCGGCACTCGGTTGCCGCTCCATCCGCTTTTTGTTAAGACACCGCGATTTTTTTCGGTTGCAACTTAGGGCATTTTTACGAGCGGCAAGTGGGTATAACGTTCATTTGATGTTGCCGCTCATCACCGATGTGGATGAGCTTCTGGAAGTGAAGCGCTTTATTGAGCTGATTTCAACAGATTTAATCGCTTCAGGGCACCGCATTAAAAAAAATCTCAAAATTGGTTCCATGATAGAAGTTCCTGCAGCCGTTATGATGAGCGAGGCGATTGCAGAACACTCGGATTTCTTTTCAATTGGGACCAATGATCTCATTCAATACACGCTTGCCGTTGATCGGGTAAATTCATCGATTGCCGAAATCTATCAACCCTCGCATCCCAGCATTATTCGTATGCTCGATATGATTGCCCGCAGTGCTAAAGCGCAGCGTATCCCCGTGAGTATTTGTGGAGAAATGGCCTCAAATCCGTTATTCACGGCCCTGCTCATTGGAATGGGGATCAACCATCTCTCCTGTTCACCCCGTTATGTTCCCTTAATCAAACATACGGTGTGCAAAATCAATATGAAAGAAGCGCGGGAGCTATCAAAAAAAGCGCTGACTTTGAAGACAGCGCATGATATTCACCGGCTGCTGACAGAAGATTACTGTCGCCATGGGGATTAA
- the hprK gene encoding HPr(Ser) kinase/phosphatase, translating into MLSVRDLYEKYSKQLNLELLSGEKGLSRKIKIPETERPGLSLAGYLKGYAERRLLVFGRVEIDYLRHIPSAVRYERLVGILSKKVPAVIVARRFRPPKELVELCHRESIPLFRSTLVTMNLLNKLTVILSEEFSPTLSCHGTLVEAFGLGVLIQGDSSVGKSETALGMIERGHRLISDDVVMIKKREGRYLEGTGPELTRHLLEIRGIGIINVAHLYGAVCVSESMVVNLIVKLEEWDDQHFYDRIGLEEKHCDLLGIKVPFYVMPVKPGRDVVLLLETIVLNHRLKGMGYNSAKEFNVKLLETISKRQMMAKRKYGKGAREYYDTAR; encoded by the coding sequence ATGCTAAGCGTGCGTGATTTATATGAAAAGTATTCTAAACAACTCAACTTAGAGTTGCTCTCGGGTGAAAAAGGATTATCCCGCAAAATTAAAATCCCGGAAACGGAACGTCCCGGATTGAGTTTAGCCGGATATCTTAAAGGTTATGCCGAGCGGCGACTTCTCGTTTTCGGTCGCGTTGAGATCGATTATTTAAGGCATATTCCAAGTGCAGTGCGTTATGAGCGTCTTGTGGGTATTTTATCTAAAAAAGTTCCGGCCGTTATTGTGGCACGCCGTTTTCGCCCTCCTAAAGAACTCGTTGAGTTGTGTCACCGCGAAAGTATTCCTCTATTTAGGTCGACGCTTGTGACCATGAATTTACTGAACAAACTCACCGTCATTTTATCTGAAGAATTTTCGCCTACACTATCATGTCATGGGACACTGGTTGAAGCATTTGGTCTTGGAGTCCTGATTCAAGGGGATTCTTCCGTGGGGAAAAGTGAAACGGCGTTGGGAATGATTGAAAGGGGGCATCGACTCATTTCAGATGATGTGGTCATGATTAAAAAAAGAGAGGGGCGCTATTTAGAGGGAACGGGACCGGAACTGACACGCCATTTGCTGGAAATTCGTGGGATTGGGATTATCAATGTGGCCCATTTGTATGGGGCCGTTTGCGTCAGTGAATCAATGGTTGTCAATTTAATTGTCAAACTCGAAGAGTGGGATGATCAGCATTTTTATGATCGCATTGGCCTTGAAGAAAAACATTGTGATCTTCTGGGCATTAAGGTTCCGTTTTATGTCATGCCGGTCAAACCGGGACGCGATGTCGTTTTGCTTCTTGAAACAATTGTTCTCAATCACCGTTTGAAAGGAATGGGATATAATTCGGCAAAAGAGTTTAATGTTAAATTGCTTGAAACGATTTCAAAGCGGCAAATGATGGCAAAAAGAAAATACGGTAAGGGTGCAAGAGAGTATTATGACACTGCAAGGTGA
- a CDS encoding NAD(P)/FAD-dependent oxidoreductase has protein sequence MHYDVVIVGGGFGGLTLVRSLVHSRLKVCLIDKKNHHLFQPLLYQVAAAALSPADIAIPLREILSPYRNVTVIMGEIIDVDKVEKEVILGNGDRIHFETLVLAPGACHSYFGHNEWEVFAPGLKTITDAIKIRENILVSFEKAERLECQKEAEKYLNFVIIGGGPTGVEMAGAIAEIAYKTMFQNFRQINPEKANIYLVEGMNRLLPPYPESLSARAKRDLEKMNVKVMTNQMVTNVTSEGVEIGDEFIPCKNVIWAAGNQASPLLKKLDVELTRAGTVIVNSDLSIPNCPNIFVIGDAACFKTPGGHILPGIAPVAIQQGKYLSKIIKKKLPQTKRKPFTYFDKGSMATIGKAKAVGFIGKIKLTGFIAWLGWLALHVLYLAGFRNRLSVALQWFFHYVGGMRGARIIYRTIDEELPQSNKVRKGWANDGT, from the coding sequence ATGCATTATGATGTAGTGATTGTCGGTGGTGGATTTGGCGGCCTCACGCTTGTGAGATCGCTTGTTCATTCGCGACTAAAAGTGTGCTTAATCGACAAAAAAAATCACCATTTATTTCAACCGCTCCTCTATCAGGTAGCGGCTGCAGCTCTATCTCCCGCCGATATTGCCATTCCTTTGAGAGAAATTTTGAGCCCTTATCGAAATGTGACCGTCATTATGGGTGAGATCATTGATGTTGATAAAGTGGAAAAAGAGGTGATATTAGGTAATGGCGATCGCATTCATTTTGAAACGCTGGTTCTTGCACCGGGTGCATGCCACTCTTATTTCGGACATAATGAATGGGAGGTCTTTGCTCCGGGTCTTAAAACCATTACGGATGCCATTAAAATCCGTGAAAACATTTTAGTCTCTTTTGAAAAAGCGGAACGACTCGAATGTCAAAAAGAAGCAGAGAAATATCTCAATTTTGTCATTATTGGTGGAGGGCCAACCGGTGTTGAAATGGCCGGAGCCATTGCCGAAATCGCTTATAAAACGATGTTTCAAAATTTTAGACAAATCAATCCGGAAAAAGCAAATATTTATCTCGTTGAGGGGATGAATCGCCTTCTCCCCCCCTACCCGGAATCGCTCTCTGCTCGAGCAAAACGCGATCTAGAAAAAATGAATGTTAAAGTGATGACCAATCAAATGGTCACCAATGTGACAAGTGAAGGGGTTGAAATCGGTGACGAGTTTATCCCCTGTAAAAATGTGATCTGGGCAGCGGGAAACCAAGCATCCCCTCTTCTTAAAAAACTCGATGTGGAACTCACCCGTGCAGGGACAGTGATCGTCAATTCCGATCTCTCGATTCCCAACTGTCCTAATATTTTTGTCATTGGTGATGCCGCCTGCTTTAAAACCCCCGGGGGACACATTCTTCCCGGAATCGCTCCCGTTGCTATTCAGCAGGGAAAATACCTCTCTAAAATAATAAAAAAGAAACTCCCTCAAACCAAGAGAAAACCATTTACTTATTTTGATAAGGGATCAATGGCAACCATTGGAAAAGCAAAAGCGGTGGGCTTTATCGGTAAAATCAAACTTACGGGATTCATTGCCTGGCTTGGCTGGCTCGCCCTTCATGTTCTTTATCTTGCGGGATTTCGCAATCGCCTCAGCGTAGCACTTCAATGGTTTTTTCACTATGTGGGTGGAATGCGGGGCGCTCGGATTATTTATCGAACGATTGATGAGGAACTCCCCCAATCAAACAAGGTTAGAAAAGGATGGGCGAACGACGGGACTTGA
- a CDS encoding ComEC/Rec2 family competence protein has translation MGLAIVFGCYFAFYFNPWLIISFLCFAAMAYHKMAIVIVLTGMSYCYTHFLYPHYSFESVNGYAHLHIQELELIPTHYGSRYRMKGELLHFQSQGDERIELNQQPVIIYGKQLEKIRGQDLLALGTLIQYQPHRYLFQIKWHQDKGGAHFFKKQFAMKQLIKRWMHRHMKHAKAADFNYILLTGDHINLSIRMLFNRLGLGHLLAISGFHFSVLIGLLSLLLKKMDKRTHLILLMIFATLYFGFTGQFASVKRAYIMALVLLIADLFSLRSNALNTLGACAAILLIYDPFLALQLGFQLSFLACFSLLLFYAPMEIIFSKLLIKRTSEEVKSLNPISLIAYILNSLLRKVLVVNASVLVLMLPGVLFLFQKFPLLSLYYNLFMPALIALIFVLLLFSLAIPYLFKVLDTVTYLVLEGLEHFPVSLDYRIALDAMHPGVLVLLLVIPTGFGIWYKGRKEEERRFLYL, from the coding sequence ATGGGTTTAGCGATTGTTTTTGGGTGTTACTTCGCTTTTTACTTCAATCCCTGGCTGATCATTTCATTTCTTTGTTTTGCTGCGATGGCTTATCACAAAATGGCTATTGTGATTGTGTTAACGGGCATGAGCTATTGTTATACCCACTTTCTCTATCCCCATTACTCCTTTGAATCCGTTAACGGATACGCTCATTTGCATATTCAAGAGCTTGAGCTTATTCCAACCCATTATGGATCGCGTTACCGAATGAAAGGTGAGCTCTTGCACTTTCAATCACAGGGAGATGAGCGGATTGAATTAAATCAGCAGCCCGTCATTATTTATGGGAAGCAGCTTGAGAAAATACGGGGACAAGACCTCCTCGCTTTGGGAACATTGATTCAATATCAACCGCATCGCTATCTCTTTCAAATAAAGTGGCATCAAGATAAAGGAGGAGCTCATTTTTTTAAAAAGCAATTTGCGATGAAACAATTGATTAAACGATGGATGCATCGCCATATGAAACATGCAAAAGCAGCCGATTTTAACTATATATTATTGACGGGAGACCATATTAATTTAAGCATTCGAATGCTCTTTAATCGGTTGGGATTGGGGCATTTACTCGCTATATCGGGATTTCATTTTTCTGTGCTCATCGGGTTATTATCTTTGCTTTTAAAAAAAATGGACAAACGCACCCATCTGATCTTGCTCATGATTTTCGCAACGCTCTATTTTGGCTTTACGGGGCAATTTGCTTCAGTTAAAAGAGCTTATATCATGGCGCTTGTTTTACTGATTGCCGATCTCTTTAGTTTAAGGAGCAATGCCTTGAACACCTTGGGTGCCTGTGCTGCGATCTTACTTATTTATGACCCCTTTTTAGCGCTTCAATTGGGATTTCAGCTCAGCTTTTTGGCCTGTTTTTCATTGCTTCTTTTTTATGCGCCGATGGAGATTATTTTTTCCAAACTTTTGATTAAAAGGACGTCTGAAGAAGTCAAATCATTGAATCCCATTTCCCTCATCGCTTATATTTTAAATTCCCTATTGAGAAAAGTCTTGGTCGTGAATGCATCTGTTCTCGTATTGATGCTTCCGGGTGTTCTTTTCTTATTTCAAAAATTTCCTTTACTGAGCTTGTATTATAACTTATTTATGCCGGCACTGATCGCTTTGATTTTTGTTTTGCTCCTTTTTTCTTTAGCGATTCCCTATCTATTCAAGGTCCTTGATACGGTAACGTATCTCGTTTTAGAGGGATTGGAGCATTTTCCCGTGTCTCTTGATTATCGCATTGCGCTCGATGCAATGCATCCCGGGGTTTTGGTGCTGTTATTGGTGATACCCACAGGGTTTGGGATATGGTATAAGGGGAGGAAAGAAGAAGAGCGCCGGTTCCTCTATTTGTAA
- a CDS encoding DNA translocase FtsK has product MAKVKVIHPEAKGLFSLSFFALLFICLITFSDGIPEANWLGLTGHYIALGLNTLFGLGSFLIIFYGFWYGAKLLYLKSLEPLKLKSVYFSLFLFSFCLFLNALSEMHILDLTWIQTHSLSETFVIDAGFQHRSLRYNLGGVPLYYLYRDLPLLNLQNLLSDVGVLFTFGICMLVSGILFLEISVIKVLKSLKTAFISLLKYLRFGFQKLKKIELKDVLFETAAEKALVPVTTVKPMRKKAVEPEIKVKANETQIPTKIDRAQIIDVENVKIYSELKPDPYLEENFKQKKRPSKKPERAYNLPPLSLLTNAKKIDHPSLEKELKAQASVLEETLLSFSIEAKVGEINCGPTITSFEVHPAIGVKVQKIKAVENDIALNMEAKSIRIIAPIPGKAVVGVEVPSLYPQEVGFKEMLYHYQTTEKKHNIPMILGKTVSGEDVTCDVTKMPHCIIAGATGSGKSVCVNTIIMSILMTMTPDEVKLILIDPKKVELTPFTDLPHLIAPVITEPQGAYAALKWVVNEMELRYEILKRLSLRNITAFNKRSIDEKLESECDIDIPEKMYWIVMIIDEFADLMMTSRDDLETPIARIAQMARAVGIHLILATQRPSREVITGLIKANFPSRISFKVASRINSQIIIDESGAEMLLGNGDMLFLPPTSSQPIRAQGAFIRDEDINRIIRFIKDQRPTEYLVASFDAFKGSHLMDSDEDFKDSLFPKAMGIVVEAQNASTTFLQRKLKVGYARAASLIDELEDRGIIGPQEGGKPRKILVHSEEFSSSMVEDDLEDSF; this is encoded by the coding sequence GTGGCTAAAGTAAAAGTCATCCATCCTGAAGCAAAAGGATTGTTTTCACTCTCTTTTTTTGCACTCCTCTTTATTTGTCTGATCACTTTTAGTGATGGGATTCCGGAAGCAAACTGGCTTGGTCTCACCGGCCACTATATTGCTCTTGGTTTAAATACGCTTTTTGGTCTCGGTAGCTTTTTAATCATTTTTTATGGCTTTTGGTATGGGGCAAAACTTCTTTATCTCAAATCTCTCGAGCCACTTAAACTAAAAAGCGTCTATTTTTCGCTTTTTCTCTTTTCTTTTTGCCTTTTTCTGAATGCCCTTTCCGAAATGCACATTCTAGATCTCACATGGATCCAAACCCACTCTTTATCGGAAACTTTTGTCATCGATGCGGGATTTCAACATCGGAGCCTCCGTTATAATTTAGGAGGCGTGCCTCTTTATTATCTATACCGCGATCTTCCCCTCCTCAATTTACAAAATCTATTATCCGATGTTGGTGTGCTTTTTACATTTGGTATCTGCATGCTCGTATCGGGCATTTTATTTTTGGAAATCAGCGTCATTAAAGTGCTCAAATCTCTCAAAACCGCTTTTATCTCTCTTTTGAAATATCTCAGATTCGGTTTTCAAAAACTCAAAAAGATCGAACTCAAAGACGTCTTATTTGAAACGGCCGCTGAAAAGGCTTTGGTTCCCGTCACAACCGTTAAACCGATGAGAAAAAAAGCTGTTGAACCGGAAATTAAGGTCAAAGCAAACGAAACACAGATTCCGACTAAAATTGATCGTGCACAAATCATCGATGTCGAAAATGTCAAAATTTATAGTGAGCTCAAACCCGATCCCTACCTTGAAGAGAACTTTAAGCAAAAAAAACGCCCCTCAAAAAAACCGGAGCGCGCTTATAATCTCCCCCCTTTATCCCTCCTCACAAATGCTAAAAAAATTGATCATCCCTCTTTAGAAAAAGAACTCAAAGCTCAGGCTTCCGTTTTAGAGGAAACCCTTCTTTCATTTAGTATTGAAGCAAAGGTTGGTGAAATCAATTGCGGCCCTACAATCACCTCTTTTGAGGTCCATCCCGCAATCGGCGTTAAAGTCCAGAAAATCAAAGCTGTCGAAAACGATATCGCCCTTAATATGGAAGCAAAATCGATCCGCATTATTGCCCCTATCCCGGGTAAAGCGGTTGTCGGAGTCGAAGTCCCCTCTCTCTATCCCCAAGAAGTGGGCTTTAAAGAGATGCTCTATCACTATCAAACGACTGAAAAAAAACATAATATCCCCATGATTCTCGGCAAAACGGTCAGCGGTGAAGATGTCACATGTGATGTGACCAAAATGCCCCATTGCATCATTGCCGGAGCCACCGGATCCGGAAAATCCGTCTGCGTCAATACCATTATCATGTCGATATTGATGACGATGACGCCTGATGAGGTAAAGCTTATTCTCATCGACCCAAAAAAAGTCGAGCTCACCCCTTTTACCGATCTTCCTCACTTGATTGCCCCTGTCATCACTGAGCCGCAAGGAGCCTATGCTGCCCTTAAATGGGTCGTCAATGAAATGGAGCTGCGCTATGAGATCTTAAAGCGCCTATCCTTAAGAAATATCACAGCCTTTAACAAGCGAAGCATCGATGAAAAATTAGAGAGCGAATGCGATATTGACATCCCTGAAAAAATGTATTGGATCGTCATGATTATCGATGAATTTGCCGATTTAATGATGACATCGCGCGATGATCTTGAAACGCCCATTGCGCGGATTGCTCAGATGGCACGCGCCGTCGGTATTCATTTAATTTTAGCAACGCAGCGCCCTTCAAGAGAGGTGATTACCGGTCTCATCAAAGCTAATTTTCCTTCACGTATTTCATTTAAAGTAGCAAGCCGCATCAATTCGCAAATTATCATCGATGAGAGTGGGGCTGAAATGCTTCTTGGCAATGGCGATATGCTCTTTCTCCCCCCGACCTCCTCACAACCCATTCGGGCGCAAGGAGCCTTCATCCGCGATGAGGATATCAATCGCATTATTCGATTCATTAAAGATCAACGCCCTACCGAATATCTCGTTGCATCTTTCGATGCCTTTAAGGGAAGTCATTTAATGGATTCCGATGAGGACTTTAAAGACTCCCTCTTCCCCAAAGCGATGGGAATTGTCGTTGAGGCGCAAAATGCTTCTACGACTTTTCTGCAACGCAAGCTCAAGGTGGGTTATGCACGAGCAGCCTCCCTGATCGATGAGCTCGAAGATCGGGGCATCATTGGCCCACAAGAAGGGGGAAAACCCCGCAAAATTTTAGTCCATTCGGAGGAATTCTCTTCTTCGATGGTAGAAGATGATCTAGAAGATTCTTTCTGA